The following nucleotide sequence is from Pedobacter sp. PACM 27299.
GATGCGACAGGAAAACGTACAATGCTGGGTTCGTTTAATCATGGTTCTATGGCAAATGCGATGCCTCATGCCATCGGTGCTGCTTTATCTAGTCCAGAACGACAAGTTGTAGCGATGTGCGGAGACGGTGGGTTGTCGATGATGCTAGGAGATTTAGCTACCATCAAACAATATAACCTACCTATTAAATTGATCGTTTTCAATAACAGGTCTCTGGGCATGGTAAAATTGGAAATGGAGGTAGCAGGACTTCCGGATTCGGAGACGGATATGGTTAATCCGGATTTTGCATTAGTAGCTACCGCGATGGGCATTAAAGGGGTGACAATTGATGATCCTAACCAACTGGAAGAAGGGATGAAAGCCGCATTTATGCACGATGGCCCAGTGTTAGTCAATGTGATGACGGATCCGAACGCAATGGCGATGCCACCAAAAATTGAGTTTAAAATGATGAAAGGAATGGCACTCACCATGACTAAACTGATGTTGGGCGGCAAGTTTGATGAAGTACTGGATACGGTGAAATCCAATTACAAACATTTAAAAAGTATCATAGATTAAAGCTTAAATTTGTGTTCGATTTATGATCCAAATACACCCAACTACCGCCCTTACCTCTATCCTTGACAATGATTTTTATAAAATCACCATGCAGCAGGGGGTGATCCGTCTGTTTCCGGCAGCAAAAGCAAGATATAAGTTCATCAACCGTGGAAAACATTCTTTTCCAGAAGCATTTGCGCAGGCTTTAAGAATCGCAGTGGACCAGATGGCTTTATTAAAGCTGACTAAAGAAGAGAAACGTTTCCTGCAGGTCAGCTGCCCATATCTTGATCCGGTATATCTGGATTTCCTGGAAGGTTACCGTTATCAGCCCGAGGAAGTACAAATCGAACAGCATGGAGATCAGCTGGAAGTACGCGTAGAAGGATTGTGGTATCGAACGATATTGTGGGAAGTTCCTCTAATGTCCTTGATTTGCGAACTGTATTATGTGCTGAATGGCTCGCATAGGATCAGCAATGAAGAAGTGATGCAGCTGACTGCACAAAAAATAGAAAAATATAAGGCGCTTGGCGTAACCGTAGCCGAATTTGGGACGCGAAGACGGTATTCTTATCAGGTGCACCGTTCGGTTTTACAAGCTTTAAACGAATTTGGCAGCGGATCATTTATTGGAACCAGCAATGTGCACATGGCAATGCTCTACCAGACCAAGCCAATTGGAACGCATGCTCATGAATGGTTTATGTTTCATGCTGCGAGATATGGGTTTAAAATGGCCAATGCTATGGGATTGGAACACTGGGTGAACGTATACCGTGGAGATTTAGGGATTGCCCTTTCTGATACCTATACTACAGAGGTGTTTTTTAGTCAGTTCGACAAGATGTTCTCCAAGTTGTTTGATGGTGTCAGGCACGATAGTGGTGACCCGCTGCTGTTCGCAGATAAAGTTATCAATCACTATCAGAAAATGGGAATTGATCCTAGATCCAAGACGATCATTTTTTCTGATGGCCTTAATTACGATAAAGTGGAAAGGATTGCAGCGCATTGTCAGGGAAAAATAGGGATGTCTTTTGGAATAGGCACCAATTTAACCAATGATGCTGGACCAGCACCCATGAATATCGTGATTAAAATGACTGAAGCACAGCCTAAAGATGGAGAATGGACGGAAGTGGTGAAGCTGTCTGATGAGCATGGGAAATATACCGGCACAGAAAGAATGATTAATCTCGCGAAAACGATATTGCAGATTGAAGATTTTTAGCTTCGATATTATTAAAACAAAAGCGCGCTGCAATTATTTTTGCAGCGCGCTTTTTATTGGAGCTTAAAAAAGCTTAAGCACCTTGTTTTCTAGTATATTTTGTTAGGATCACAATCACTTGTCCTTCAATTTTTCCTTCAATCTGATCTGTATTGTCTTCTAC
It contains:
- the pncB gene encoding nicotinate phosphoribosyltransferase, with translation MIQIHPTTALTSILDNDFYKITMQQGVIRLFPAAKARYKFINRGKHSFPEAFAQALRIAVDQMALLKLTKEEKRFLQVSCPYLDPVYLDFLEGYRYQPEEVQIEQHGDQLEVRVEGLWYRTILWEVPLMSLICELYYVLNGSHRISNEEVMQLTAQKIEKYKALGVTVAEFGTRRRYSYQVHRSVLQALNEFGSGSFIGTSNVHMAMLYQTKPIGTHAHEWFMFHAARYGFKMANAMGLEHWVNVYRGDLGIALSDTYTTEVFFSQFDKMFSKLFDGVRHDSGDPLLFADKVINHYQKMGIDPRSKTIIFSDGLNYDKVERIAAHCQGKIGMSFGIGTNLTNDAGPAPMNIVIKMTEAQPKDGEWTEVVKLSDEHGKYTGTERMINLAKTILQIEDF